Part of the Primulina huaijiensis isolate GDHJ02 chromosome 15, ASM1229523v2, whole genome shotgun sequence genome is shown below.
AAGATTCAGCATAAGCGTTCTCTTGTGCCTCTACTTCTTCATGTTCAGTCATGTTTTCATCTTTATTTTCCGCTTTCGTATCTTGAGCAGCTTCAAAAGTTTTGTCAGTCTGATTTACTTCACTAAACTCATCTTTCTTAATTGTTTCTTTCCCTTCAGTATCTGCAAGTAAATCATTCTTGTAACCTCTAAGGAGTTCTTTATCTTCAAAATTTAATACGACATTCTTCTCTGTACTTGCAGCTACTTCAAAACCTTTGGCACTATGGTGATCGTCTCCTTTCCCCGTGAAACATCCATCTCCCTGAACGTTCTCTTCACTGAAATATTCATCATTGTCCTCCATCGAATGAGCTTCATCACCATGGCTctccttttcattttctttttcagatTCGTTCTCTACTACCTCCTCATTATTCTCATCACCTGTGTTTCCCCTCCATTCTAGACGCCGCATCCGCCTTCTCAAATCACCCAACTCCCTCTCCATCAAGTACaatctttccttcaaaatcagaTTCTCCTCCTCCAATTGAGCGATATGGGCATCCTGATCGTCCACTCGATTCTCCAGCACATTATGATACTCCATCCCACCAACACTGTTTGGATTATATATCATCTCGAAACGGCTCAAGTCATGATCCAATCTCCTCTCCACCTCGACGTGCTCCTCCACATCACTCTCGCTGGAACATCCTTCATCTTCCTCCTCATCCTCATGAGCCTCGATTTCATGCCCGGGCAATCTTAACCTAATCAACCCCTTCATCGACCCATATCCATCAACACCCCATTCTTCCTTAGCCATATCCACCAAAACCTCCCTGGATGGAGAGAATGTAGGAGTCGGCAAAACTGCAGGGGTCACTGGACATGGAGAAACTAAGGAAGCGATACCACCACTCTTCTTTGCTCTGATTAAAAAGGAAGTCGTATTCCTTGGAGCAAATGGAGCAGATCTgctattattgttgttgttagtACCACCGACATTCACATGCGTTATATAGTTCTTATTATACTTCTTTTTGGGGAAGAATTTCCAGGTTTTTATTTGATTCTGATGCTGCAACTCATTCAAAGTTGGAGGCTTGTAGTTATTAAAATTCGAACTCCCAACACCACCAGCACTAATGGTCTTGACACCTCCACCAATTCCACCAGCATTAGAGCCAGCCATTAAGGACTTCTGCTGCTCCTTTCTCCTCTTGTCTACCTTTTTGCCCTTCCAACTATTCCTTGGCCCCAATGCTTTATTAAAGGTAGAATGCGGCGGTTGTATTGCACCATGATTAGCGTTATGAAACTGTGAGGGAGGAGCCCACAAGCCATAACTCCAATTCATCTGAGCCATCTGCCGACAAGACGCATGACCAATCAGATTACCCAAATTAGAACTAAATGGAGGATTTGCAAAGGGTTTAATAAAGGTTAAACACTACCTGTGGCTGTTGGAGCGGATTCATTTGATTCATACCGATTATATTCTTCATGTTTATCAATTGCTGTTGCTGTTGCTTCATCATTGCTGCTTGCTCGTTCATCTCAATGTTAACTGCCGATCGATCAAAt
Proteins encoded:
- the LOC140959985 gene encoding uncharacterized protein; translated protein: MNEQAAMMKQQQQQLINMKNIIGMNQMNPLQQPQMAQMNWSYGLWAPPSQFHNANHGAIQPPHSTFNKALGPRNSWKGKKVDKRRKEQQKSLMAGSNAGGIGGGVKTISAGGVGSSNFNNYKPPTLNELQHQNQIKTWKFFPKKKYNKNYITHVNVGGTNNNNNSRSAPFAPRNTTSFLIRAKKSGGIASLVSPCPVTPAVLPTPTFSPSREVLVDMAKEEWGVDGYGSMKGLIRLRLPGHEIEAHEDEEEDEGCSSESDVEEHVEVERRLDHDLSRFEMIYNPNSVGGMEYHNVLENRVDDQDAHIAQLEEENLILKERLYLMERELGDLRRRMRRLEWRGNTGDENNEEVVENESEKENEKESHGDEAHSMEDNDEYFSEENVQGDGCFTGKGDDHHSAKGFEVAASTEKNVVLNFEDKELLRGYKNDLLADTEGKETIKKDEFSEVNQTDKTFEAAQDTKAENKDENMTEHEEVEAQENAYAESSDRLAPDARMENDGVAKDSEVSEKVAIN